From the Psilocybe cubensis strain MGC-MH-2018 chromosome 9, whole genome shotgun sequence genome, one window contains:
- a CDS encoding Cobalt/magnesium transport protein CorA, protein MPRENSLTDSEGRSLTPELEEEESTTLPGLPNYSHVPEQTIPPRSDTLKTKARTKVSTIPRTVSGPMPPMERFRAAVRKVMAMQRGASLLGNVGGVGAEPGIDPRRPIVDAAYAHIKEQCQIEVVDYSAVRSTVRRMNNEQFVEFIGDLDSSDLPSRDPWVKVRWINIGGISWDVVKSLAVKYNLHPLALEDIFHGHSKTRSKADYYPQHLFLRLLCHELLDDEEKVSRASRTQYFAAPRSSSPEPLDGHSPDDEEEGIEEPDELEKPGKKPLLHVESLVRRYRQASLLPSTRHDLKASRLIGSRTQIASNLSALIMRDHAHQRSRKDREKDEIAIQALKQGSGIAVDVTPMFFFLLRDGTIISIRPIPHLNLTAPISFRLKSRDTVLRSSADPSLLLHALLDLVVDKAVQVVEAYHATIHKMELESLLSPQMATVRDLHILSGDLILHKRTLDPIRTLIYGLRRYDIDRCAALIDFSDPANKNVKVVGFMSHKAKIYLADVYDHMDYILSSLDIFAGIAQNLIDYSFNMSSYEMNDVMQVDNSFFDEKVSDSYPLPSRRRLTTATITCLPLTLLTGYFGMNFKPMPAVDNHSDLLFWEIAIPIMIIVVPLALWNDLEKFWRYVQKRAATKKAMKAGGYGISSSAPAPSLTYASKKKTP, encoded by the exons ATGCCACGGGAGAACAGTCTCACTGATTCAGAAGGGAGATCCCTCACCCCAGagttggaagaagaggagagcaCAACCTTACCTGGGCTCCCAAACTATTCTCATGTACCAGAACAAACCATTCCTCCTCGCTCCGACACACTGAAAACAAAGGCTCGAACTAAAGTGTCTACTATTCCTCGGACAGTATCTGGGCCAATGCCTCCAATGGAGCGATTTCGGGCGGCGGTGCGCAAAGTCATGGCCATGCAACGCGGGGCTTCCTTACTGGGAAATGTAGGAGGTGTCGGAGCAGAACCAGGCATCGATCCCCGCCGTCCAATTGTAGACGCTGCTTATGCCCACATCAAGGAGCAGTGCCAGATAGAGGTTGTGGATTACTCTGCTGTTCGAAGTACTGTTCGGCGGATGAACAACGAACAATTTGTGGAATTTATTGGCGACCTTGATTCTTCAGATCTGCCTTCAAGGGATCCATGGGTCAAAGTCAGATGGATTAACATTGGAGGTATTAGTTGGGATGTGGTCAAATCACTCGCTGTCAAGTACA ACTTACATCCTCTCGCTTTGGAGGACATTTTTCATGGACATTCGAAGACTCGGTCCAAAGCTGACTATTACCCTCaacatctttttcttcgcCTTCTCTGCCACGAACttcttgatgatgaagaaaaggTTTCTAGAGCCTCTCGTACACAATATTTTGCTGCACCTCGCTCCAGTTCTCCTGAACCACTAGATGGTCATTCTCcagacgatgaggaggaaggtATTGAAGAGCCAGATGAGCTTGAAAAACCTGGGAAGAAACCTCTATTGCATGTCGAGTCGCTTGTCAGACGTTATAGACAAGCTTCTCTTTTACCTTCCACCCGACATGATTTGAAGGCGTCGCGCTTGATTGGATCAAGGACACAAATTGCAAGTAACCTCTCTGCTTTGATAATGAGAGACCATGCT catcaacgGTCTCGAAAAGATCGTGAAAAAGACGAAATTGcaatccaggctctcaaaCAG GGATCTGGTATTGCCGTGGATGTAACACCgatgttcttcttcttgctgcGAGATG GCACTATTATTTCTATTCGCCCGATTCCTCACCTGAATTTAACTGCCCCTATATCATTCCGACTGAAGAGTCGTGACACTGTTCTCAGAAGCTCTGCGGATCCGTCCCTCCTACTTCATGCATTACTTGACCTTG TTGTCGACAAGGCTGTTCAAGTCGTTGAAGCATATCATGCAACCATCCATAAAATGGAACTTGAGAGTTTACTCAGCCCTCAGATGGCCACTGTCAGGGATC TGCACATTTTGTCTGGAGATCTTATCCTTCACAAACGCACACTCGATCCTATCAGAACGCTTATCTATGGTCTACGACGATATGATATCGATCGCTGTGCGGCCCTCATTGATTTCTCTGATCCAGCGAATAAGAACGTCAAAGTCGTAGGCTTCATGAGTCACAAAGCAAAGATATACCTC GCGGACGTATATGATCATATGGATTATATTCTCTCTAGTTTGGATATTTTTGCGGGAATTGCACAGAACCTGATTGATTACTCTTTCAAT ATGTCATCGTACGAGATGAACGACGTGAtgcaagttgacaattcATTCTTCGATGAAAAGGTATCTGACTCTTACCCTTTACCTTCCAGGCGCCGTTTGACTACAGCCACCATCACATGTTTACCCTTGACCCTTCTTACCGGCTACTTT GGAATGAATTTTAAACCCATGCCTGCCGTCGACAACCACTCAGACTTGCT GTTCTGGGAAATTGCTATCCCGATCATGATTATTGTGGTTCCCTTGGCTCTATGGAACGATCTCGAGAAATTCTGGCGTTATGTTCAGAAGAGGGCAGCGACCAAAAAGGCTATGAAAGCTGGAGGCTACGgcatttcttcctctgcaCCCGCTCCATCTCTGACATACGCTTCTAAGAAGAAAACTCCGTGA
- a CDS encoding Origin recognition complex subunit 2, which yields MYRKRSFAVEEHHSSSEDEDIEDDEEVSEPEDLPNEGTSDARQKGKGKAGYRAEESQIIVETAFDAYFSYNKPGRVQTSSNVYSQLVLPLSPEEYAESIGTKSKGVDSIQPSILHESNRNVVFSRYMCELNEGFNILCYGIGSKRRILNQFATNSCSKRGHVVVGNGFQPDFTMKDLLNAIENIPPIQELDLPSTAIDKQARRIHDFFADPDQKQHLYIIIHNIDASPLRNQKSKSILSLLAHNPRIHIIASIDHINAPLLWSSSEVYARKPDNTGSIPSRGFSWLWHDLTTLVSYDFELAFADRSSLAGAHTGGARRKTDTLAAQNATAMSETAASHILASVTQKAQKLFTLLGDRQLEAIDNSADSGSNDLQQFGMAYDTLFHAARDNFIATSDTALRALLGEFRDHSLVVSAQATTGGGEVLWIPMRKERLANVLRALNPT from the coding sequence ATGTACCGCAAAAGATCTTTTGCTGTGGAAGAACACCACAGCTCgagcgaagacgaagacattgaggacgatgaagaggtaTCAGAACCCGAAGACTTGCCCAACGAAGGCACCTCGGATGCGCGTCAAAAGGGCAAAGGAAAGGCGGGGTATCGTGCAGAGGAGAGCCAAATTATTGTAGAAACGGCTTTCGACGCGTATTTCTCGTACAACAAACCTGGGCGAGTGCaaacttcatccaatgtTTATTCTCAACTCGTATTACCCCTGAGCCCTGAAGAATATGCAGAGTCTATCGGTACAAAATCCAAGGGAGTGGATTCCATCCAACCAAGCATACTGCACGAGAGCAACCGGAATGTAGTTTTCTCTCGTTATATGTGCGAACTCAATGAAGGTTTCAACATCCTTTGTTATGGCATAGGGTCGAAAAGACGCATCCTGAACCAATTCGCGACCAATTCCTGTTCAAAGAGAGGACATGTGGTCGTCGGGAATGGCTTCCAACCTGATTTTACAATGAAAGACCTACTTAACGCTATCGAAAATATCCCCCCAATTCAAGAACTGGACCTTCCTTCTACTGCTATCGACAAACAAGCACGCAGAATCCACGACTTTTTCGCGGACCCTGACCAAAAGCAACATTTGTACATCATAATTCACAACATCGACGCATCCCCCCTCCGCAACCAAAAGTCCAAGTCAATTCTTTCTCTGCTTGCCCATAACCCCCGCATACACATCATCGCCTCTATCGACCACATCAATGCGCCTCTCCTTTGGTCTTCCTCCGAAGTGTATGCAAGAAAACCAGACAATACTGGCAGCATTCCTTCCCGTGGATTCTCGTGGCTCTGGCATGACCTCACCACTCTCGTTTCTTACGACTTTGAGCTCGCGTTTGCCGATCGTTCATCGCTGGCTGGTGCACACACAGGCGGCGCACGCCGCAAGACAGACACTCTCGCTGCCCAAAATGCCACCGCTATGAGCGAAACCGCTGCCTCCCACATTCTGGCATCCGTGACCCAGAAGGCCCAGAAACTGTTCACTCTGCTCGGTGACCGGCAGCTGGAGGCCATCGATAATTCTGCTGACAGCGGTTCGAACGATCTGCAGCAATTCGGGATGGCTTATGATACCCTGTTCCATGCGGCGAGAGATAACTTTATTGCAACTAGTGACACTGCTCTCCGTGCATTGCTGGGAGAGTTCAGGGATCACAGTCTTGTTGTGAGTGCACAAGCCACGACGGGCGGGGGAGAGGTTCTCTGGATACCAATGAGGAAGGAGCGGCTTGCGAATGTACTTAGGGCACTAAACCCTACGTAG
- a CDS encoding Beta-glucosidase 1B: protein MSQTQHLPSDFLFGFATAAYQIEGSPSAVGRTPSIWDVFCQSEGATKDGKSGDVATDSFNRYKEDIALLKTYGAKAYRFSLSWSRIIDFNSASGTDVPGSFDPINESGIKFYRQFIEELLKAGITPCITLYHWDLPQALHDRYGGWLDKRVVDDFVHYAKACFNAFGDVVKHWITLNEPWCSSGLGYGYGIHAPGRSSKSRGGNTATEPWIAGHHLILAHAHAVRYFRSNVAPLHGGTIGITLDSSAYLPYDDKPENVQAAQRAYDCRLGWFADPIYKGFYPAALKELLGERLPQFTEQEIAIVKGSSDFFGLNTYTTNLVEEGGTDELNGKVKTSFIRPDGTQLGTQAHVPWLQTYPAGFRALLNYIWKTYQTPIYVTENGFAAKSDVTLPLPEVVHDVDRVEYYSGYTEALLQAIHEDSVPVKSYFAWSLLDNFEWADGYTTRFGVTYIDYDTQVRYPKDSAWFLKKWFEDHIQKA, encoded by the exons ATGAGCCAGACACAACACTTGCCATCCGACTTTCTCTTTGGTTTTGCAACAG CGGCGTATCAGATTGAAGGGTCCCCTTCTGCTGTCGGCCGCACACCCTCAATCTGGGATGTTTTCTGTCAATCTGAAGGAGCGACTAAGGATGGGAAGTCGGGAGATGTGGCGACCGATTCATTTAATCGATACAAAGAAGATATAGCTCTCCTAAAGACGTACGGCGCAAAAGCGTACAGATTTTCCCTGTCGTGGTCCAGGATTATCGACTTCAACTCGGCTTCCGGCACTGATGTACCCGGAAGCTTTGACCCAATCAATGAGAGCGGTATTAAATTTTACAGACAATTCATCGAGGAACTTCTTAAGGCTGGAATTACTCCCTGTATC ACTTTATACCATTGGGATTTGCCGCAGGCATTGCATGATCGTTATGGGGGCTGGTTGGACAAGAGAGTTGTGGACGACTTCGTCCACTACGCAAAG GCTTGCTTCAACGCTTTTGGGGACGTCGTGAAACATTG GATTACTCTCAATGAGCCTTGGTGCTCCTCCGGGTTGGGCTACGGATATGGGATTCACGCCCCGGGTCGCTCCAGCAAGAGCCGTGGGGGAAATACTGCCACTGAACCATGGAT CGCTGGCCATCATCTAATTCTCGCACACGCACATGCGGTTCGCTACTTCAGAAGTAACGTAGCGCCATTACATGGTGGAACAATTGGCATCACATTAGATTCCAGTGCATATCTACCGTATGACGACAAACCTGAGA ATGTACAAGCTGCCCAAAGGGCATATGACTGTCGACTTGGATGGTTCGCTGATCCAATCTATAAAGGGTTTTATCCCGCTGCGCTGAAGGAACTCCTGGGAGAACGGCTCCCTCAGTTTACCGAGCAAGAGATTGCTATTGTTAAGGGATCATCTGATTTCTTTGGTTTGAATACATATACGACGAATCTTGTTG AGGAAGGCGGCACGGATGAACTTAATGGAAAAGTAAAAACATCATTTATCAGACCAGACGGGACCCAACTAGGTACTCAGG CACACGTCCCTTGGCTTCAGACCT ATCCCGCGGGATTCAGAGCC TTATTGAACTACATCTGGAAG ACCTACCAAACTCCCATCTA TGTAACTGAAAATGGGTTTGCCGCGAAGAGCGATGTTACTCTGCCTCTTCCAGAAGTTGTACATGATGTCGATCGTGTCGAATACTACTCCGGTTATACCGAGGCACTTCTGCAGGCTATACACGAAGATTCAGTTCCTGTTAAGTCATACTTCGCCTGGA GTCTTTTGGATAACTTTGAATGGGCCGACGGCTATACTACTCGGTTCGGAGTGACGTATATCGATTATGATACGCAGGTGCGCTACCCTAAGGATTCCGCCTGGTTCTTGAAAAAG TGGTTCGAGGATCACATCCAGAAGGCATGA
- a CDS encoding N-acetyl-6-hydroxytryptophan oxidase ivoB has product MKFSVLTSLLALATATYAAKCTNPLVRKEWRTLNPLEKFSYLAAVRCLQSIPAKSRSNIPGALSRFDDFSGTHILQTDNIHFVGHFQPWHRYFVATYEKALRQECGYFGAQPYWDWSLDATSPENFMKSPVFDSVLGFGGNGPYTEEGVVAAPFEIPGRTGGGCVRDGPFAHQRLHVGPGNSVAPNSYCLTRDFSPIIVMSALNTSVVNRVLSQPDFNNFDIVLQGGITLETFTVHAGGHLGVGGKFGTIADVYSSPGDPLFYLHHANLDRLWTKWQSANASRLTDISGPVSKFGPPFGDAPNSQNVTLNFGINLGKLAPAITVGDVMNTQGNTLCYKYAS; this is encoded by the exons ATGAAGTTTTCTGTCCTTACGAGTCTTCTCGCACTTGCTACTGCTACGTACGCGGCCAAATGCACCAATCCATTAGTGAGAAAGGAATG GCGCACACTCAATCCGTTGGAGAAATTTTCATACCTTGCCGCTGTAAGATGCCTTCAGTCTATCCCCGCCAAGTCGAGGTCAAACATTCCTGGTGCCTTGAGCCGGTTTGATGACTTTTCTGGGACGCACATTCTGCAGACCGACAATATTCATTTCGTT GGTCATTTCCAACCATGGCATCGATACTTCGTCGCTACGTACGAGAAAGCTCTCAGGCAGGAGTGTGGGTACTTTGGGGCTCAGCC TTATTGGGACTGGTCCCTTGATGCTACGTCACCTGAAAATTTTATGAAATCCCCCGTATTTGATTCCGTCCTTGGGTTCGGTGGTAACGGACCTTACACGGAAGAAGGTGTCGTTGCTGCTCCTTTCGAAATCCCTGGACGTACAGGAGGTGGATGCGTTAGAGACGGACCCTTTGCTCACCAAAGGCTCCATGTTGGACCAGGAAACTCAGTCGCCCCCAACTCCTACTGCCTGACTCGTGATTTCAGCCCCATCATCGTTATGAGTGCTCTAAACACTTCCGTTGTCAATAGAGTACTTTCTCAACCCGATTTCAACAATTTCGATATCGTTCTCCAGGGTGGCATTACCCTTGAAACATTCACAGTCCATGCCGGAGGACATTTGGGTGTCGGAGGGAAGTTTGGAACCATTGCCGACGTCTATTCCAGTCCTGGTG ATCCTCTCTTCTATCTTCACCACGCCAACCTCGACCGTCTCTGGACAAAGTGGCAGTCAGCCAATGCATCTCGTCTCACTGACATTTCTGGCCCTGTTTCGAAATTCGGACCTCCGTTCGGCGACGCACCTAATAGCCAGAATGTCACCTTGAACTTTGGCATCAACCTGGGCAAACTCGCCCCGGCCATTACCGTTGGAGACGTTATGAACACCCAGGGGAACACGCTCTGCTACAAATATGCTTCATAA
- a CDS encoding putative methyltransferase C1347.09 yields MSDNGSHSHHHHHAHGVDVLAEANKKFFNDMDYKEVKMPQDPEFDLQNFINKAVEAVLSRYAFNKESTTVMDFACNIGLFTRGLEPYTKLLIGVDISEKPVELFNKYVKENGISSDKMKAVCTELKGVEGELDGLKFDVITCSASYHHFTAVEEITKTLAFFLKPGGVLFVVDNTPRQDANSADPSIFPQEFGHVVAHTNGFTEKEMKDLMEGAGLDSFVFERIMDFQSHGRDATLFISQARKPLKV; encoded by the exons ATGTCAGACAACGGAAGCCATAgccatcaccaccatcacgCTCACGGTGTCGATGTTCTCGCCGAAGCTAACAAGAAATTTTTCAATGACATGGACTACAAGGAAGTCAAAATGCCACAAGATCCAGAATTTGACTTGCAAAATTTCATTAACAA AGCCGTCGAGGCAGTCCTCAGCCGCTACGCTTTCAACAAGGAATCGACTACTGTCATGGATTTCGCATGTAATATAG GACTTTTTACACGCGGACTCGAGCCATACACCAAGCTTTTAATTGGTGTAGACATTTCCGAAAAGCCGGTAGAATTGTTCAATAAATACGTCAAAGAGAACGGGATTTCATCCGACAAGATGAAAGCTGTATGCACCGAATTAAAGGGAGTCGAAGGCGAACTTGATGGTCTCAAGTTCGACGTCATCACG TGCTCCGCTTCATATCATCACTTTACAGCTGTTGAAGAAATAACCAAGACCCTCGCATTTTTCCTCAAACCTGGAGGAGTGTTGTTTGTTGTAGACAACACACCAAGGCAGGATGCCAATTCTGCCGATCCGTCGATATTTCCACAAGAGTTTGGACACGTTGTTGCTCATACAAACGGGTTcacagagaaagagatgaAGGATTTGATGGAAGGAGCAGGGCTTGATTCATTTGTCTTTGAGCGTATCATGGATTTCCAAAGCCATGGAAGAGACGCAACACTCTTCATATCCCAAGCTAGGAAGCCCTTGAAGGTCTAA
- a CDS encoding Aminopeptidase 1 — translation MKPNRQEKEQSEYRLPTNVKPTHYDLTFKTDLKKATFEGVVIIALEVKKDTSTITLNVSRLELTNATILSEEGEKPVAVVQTDEAQERVTYKLDEKLPSGSQTKLKIYFSGKLGGNMMGYLRGSWEYEGRTEYYALTQFQPTAARSAFPCWDEPLLKATFTITMISRADTVSLSNMPALSEQPILEGLDAETWKITKFDTTPPMSTYIVALANGPFKFLEKSVVMPLSRKTIPLRIYTSPAKVSQAEFVLGVTASVLPLYERILGVEYPLPKLDTVAGNIVDGAMENWGLIIGRSAAFLLDTDNADLLAKKRVASTQSHEIAHLWFGDITTMEWWNYLYLNEGFATLIGEVIVLGEVFPEWKVNSKFITEHLNPALNLDAKLSSHPIEMECPDTESINQMFNLLSYQKAASVFRMLSFYVGEDKFLAGVSAYLKRKLYENSVTRDLWDGISSTTGLDIAELMDNWITKTGFPVVTVTESVGGITVRQDRFLESGREPEYDNDTLWNIPVALVSTKPGKVWGRKIVIDKSLVLREREMNIALDTTKPFKLNAGTNGVFRVLYTPERLSLISREAAKPDSIFNVDDRIGLVNDAAALSKAGLLKLSNTLDLISQLKDEKEYLVWQAIAETLSSVRDVWWEYHDIVEKLDAFRRSLFAPLVEKLGYRYPKGEAIDKMLLRTLAVEHAYQAGDSSVVGELLNRFRAYQKTGDETLIPPDLQGSIYSVAVQHGGREEYDAIVKIYNKPKTPGEQYSAARALGAPRNLSLIQETFDFISHKAQNPDVGTIFNALGSNAIARRPFTKYVQDNYDTLYARFKGSFSLKLLFPAAISFYSTTEDYEGAVKFFQSKDTSAYNQTLEQALDGIQTRIKYIERSTENLKDWLSEE, via the exons ATGAAGCCTAATCGCCAGGAGAAAGAGCAGAGCGAATACAGGCTGCCTACAAATGTCAAGCCGACGCACTATGATCTCACGTTCAAAACTGACTTGAAGAAGGCTACGTTCGAGGGCGTTGTCATAATCGC CCTTGAAGTTAAGAAGGATACGTCGACAATCACGCTCAATGTATCGCGTCTAGAGCTAACAAATGC CACCATATTGTCCGAAGAGGGGGAGAAACCTGTAGCCGTGGTGCAGACAGACGAGGCGCAAGAGCGCGTCACATACAAACTGGATGAGAAGCTTCCGTCTGGTTCTCAAACAAAACTGAAGATATACTTCTCTGGGAAGCTAGGAGGAAACATGATGGGCTACCTTCGCGGCTCTTGGGAATATGAAGGAAGAACTGAGTACTATGCACTCACGCAGTTTCAG CCCACCGCAGCTAGGAGCGCTTTTCCGTGCTGGGACGAACCTCTCCTAAAAGCGACGTTTACTATCACCATGATATCGCGTGCTGATACCGTAAGCTTGAGCAACATGCCTGCTCTATCAGAACAGCCAATTCTCGAGGGACTCGACGCCGAGACATGGAAAATCACAAAATTTGATACTACCCCTCCAATGTCGACATACATCGTGGCGCTGGCGAACGGTCCATTCAAGTTTTTGGAAAAGTCGGTCGTCATGCCGCTCAGCCGCAAGACCATCCCTCTCCGGATTTACA CTTCTCCCGCTAAAGTCAGTCAAGCCGAATTCGTCTTAGGTGTTACTGCGTCTGTTCTTCCCCTGTACGAAAGAATACTCGGTGTCGAGTACCCGCTTCCTAAACTTGATACAGTTGCA GGAAACATCGTAGACGGTGCCATGGAGAACTGGGGTTTAATTATCGGCcgctctgctgccttcttaCTTGACACTGACAACGCAGACCTGCTCGCCAAGAAGCGGGTGGCGTCTACGCAAAGCCATGAAATAGCACATCTTTG GTTTGGCGATATCACCACTATGGAATGGTGGAATTATCTCTATCTCAATGAGG GATTCGCGACTTTG ATTGGCGAAGTAATCGTTCTAGGTGA GGTGTTCCCGGAATGGAAAGTAAACTCCAAGTTCATTACCGAGCATCTTAACCCTGCGTTGAATCTCGATGCAAAATTATCTTCTCATCCCATCGAAATGGAATGCCCTGATACGGAGTCAATTAACCAG ATGTTCAACCTTTTATCCTACCAGAAAGCCGCTTCAG TCTTCCGCATGCTATCGTTCTACGTGGGGGAAGATAAATTTTTGGCAGGTGTGTCGGCTTACCTCAAACGAAAGCTTTATGAGAATAGCGTTACTCGTGACCTTTGGGATGGGATAAGTTCAACTACTGGGCTTGATATCGCAGAGCTTATGGATAACTGGATAACCAAGACTGGGTTTCCTGTTGTGACCGTAACGGAGAGCGTCGGTGGAATCACAGTTCGTCAAGATCGGTTCCTAGAATCCGGTCGTGAGCCGGAGTACGACAATGACACTCTCTG GAATATCCCTGTGGCTTTAGTATCGACAAAACCCGGGAAGGTGTGGGGAAGGAAAATTGTCATCGATAAATCCCTAGTACTGAGAGAACGGGAAATGAACATCGCATTGGACACAACTAAACCATTTAAACTGAACGCGGGGACTAATGGAGTGT TCAGGGTTTTGTACACTCCTGAGCGCTTGTCATTGATATCTAGGGAGGCAGCAAAACCAGATTCTATCTTTAATGTGGATGATAGGATAGGGCTGGTCAATGACGCCGCAGCACTGTCAAAGGCCGGTTTGCTAAAACTAAGCAACACACTTGACCTGATTTCCCAGCTAAAGGACGAAAAAGAGT ATCTTGTCTGGCAGGCTATCGCAGAAACCCTGTCTTCCGTACGCGATGTTTGGTGGGAATATCACGATATTGTCGAAAAGCTGGACGCATTTCGTCGT TCGTTGTTTGCCCCTCTGGTGGAAAAACTTGGGTACCGGTATCCCAAGGGAGAGGCGATAGATAAAATGCTTCTCAGAACGCTGGCTGTTGAGCATGCATATCAGGCGGGTGATTCAAG CGTCGTCGGCGAATTGTTGAATCGATTCAGGGCCTACCAAAAAACGGGAGACGAAACATTGATACCACCTGATCTTCAAGGTTCTATTTACTCGGTG GCAGTTCAACATGGCGGTCGTGAGGAATACGATGCCATAGTGAAGATTTACAATAAACCAAAAACTCCCGGTGAGCAATACTCGGCTGC GCGTGCCTTGGGAGCGCCGCGAAATCTCTCTCTGATCCAAGAGACATTCGATTTCATCTCCCACAAGGCACAGAATCCCGACGTTGGCACGATTTTCAACGCTTTGGGATCCAACGCTATCGCACGCCGACCTTTCACGAAATATGTACAGGACAACTATGATACG CTTTACGCCAGGTTCAAAGGgtcattttctttgaaattgCTTTTCCCT GCCGCTATATCGTTCTACTCAACTACTGAGGATTACGAAGGAGCAGTGAAATTTTTCCAA TCTAAGGATACATCGGCGTATAACCAGACCCTCGAACAGGCGTTGGATGGAATTCAGACtagaatcaaatatattgAG AGATCAACTGAAAACTTGAAGGATTGGCTCTCTGAGGAGTGA